The genomic interval GTGAGCTGGCCGGGCGAGACGCTCGGGTCGATGTCCACCACGCAGGAGGACGCGCCGGGCAGGACACTCGCGTGCCCGGCCGTGCCGGGGTTGCCGGTCCGGCGGGCCAGTTCGCCGGGCGTGGTCCAGCGCCACGTGACGGTCACGCCGTGGAGGGTGCTGGACCACTGGGCGTTGTCGCGGGGCGGAGCGGTGACGCTGCAGGCGGCGAGCAGGAGGGGCAGGGCGAGGGCGGCCAGGGGGCGTGGGTGCAAGGGGGGACCTCCAGGGATGTGGGCAGCACGAAGCGCGCAGCTCCGGTGAGCGGCCGCGCGCAGAGTCGGTGTGACCCGTTGGCATGACGTTATATCTGAGGTAACGTACCGTCAAGCATAACGTGCCTGAATCAGGCACATTCGTGCACGGGAGGTGCTACGGTGACCGATGTGAATCAGGATGTGTGCCGCCAGGTCAAGGCCGTGATGAAAGAGGACGGTATGACCCAGGAGGCCGTGGCGCAGCAGATGAACGTGGACCGCGTCTACATCAACCGCATGCTCAACAACGGCACCAGCAAGATCCCGATGCGCTGGGGCCAGCTCCTGGATCTGCTCGGCCTCGAACTGGTCATCCGACGCAAACAGGACCGGTAGGCTCCGTAGGCGGGGGCCGGAGTAGAAGAACTCACCCCAAGATGAGAAGCGCCGCGACCCTGGAAAGGGAAGCGGCGCTCCTCATCTCTGCAGAGGCTGATGCTGAGGGTCACCGGCCCGCACCTCCCACCCCCCATCAGCATCCGACCCCCGTGCAGGAACCAGGGCCGAAGGCACCCAGTTGGTCAGGGCGCCTCCACCGTGGTCGTGCCATGACCGACTTTCCGGCCCCCACTGGACTGCAGAATGCGCCGCAGTCCCGCCTCCCACGTCAGGCGCTGCAGGATACCGACGCCCAGCAGGTACGCCAGTCGGTCAAACCAGCTGCTTGCCCGCACCTGCGAGACCACCTGCAACCGGTGCCGATCCCCACCCAGCGGTTCCGTACGACACTCGATCCAGCCAGACTCGGAGTGCTGCTTCAGAGTGTGCAGGCGGAAGCAGTCCGGGTGGATCGCTGTGACGTGCACCCGCGCGCGGCGCACACCGAGCATCAGGATGGTGAACTGATCGCCGACTTCCGTCCGGCGCGGAC from Deinococcus sedimenti carries:
- a CDS encoding helix-turn-helix domain-containing protein, which produces MKEDGMTQEAVAQQMNVDRVYINRMLNNGTSKIPMRWGQLLDLLGLELVIRRKQDR